The Sphaerospermopsis torques-reginae ITEP-024 genome has a window encoding:
- the proS gene encoding proline--tRNA ligase, translated as MRLSQMLFVTLRDDPADAEIPSHKLLLRAGYIRRIGSGIYAYLPLMWRVLQKVSQIVREEMNATGAQECLLPQLQPSELWKESGRWDTYTKAEGIMFSLIDRREQQLGLGPTHEEVITTVARDMIRSYRQLPLHLYQIQTKFRDEIRPRFGLMRGREFIMKDGYSFHVDEESLKKTYQDMYQAYSNMLRRSGLAFRAVEADSGAIGGSGSTEFMVLADAGEDEVLYTEDGKYAANVEKAVSLPADAETSAFTTFEKRETPGTDTIEKVCDFLKCSPTQVVKNVLYQTVYDNGLTVLVLVNIRGDQEVNEVKLQNELTKLAEKFGAKTVLSLSVPTNEIIATWAAKSLPLGYIAPDLGDDYIAGSKQVNSKFVRLVDKTAVELKNFVTGANESNFHVVGANWGEQFKLPDLVVDIRKARPGDRSLHDSNQTLQTARGIEVGHIFQLGTKYSQAMNATYTSEQGEEKPLVMGCYGVGVSRLAQSAVEQSYDKDGIIWPVAIAPYHAIISIPNVNDTQQVEIAEKLYTELNKAGVETLLDDRNERAGVKFKDADLIGIPFRIVTGRAIANGKVEVVKRANRESQEIAIEEVVNILQQWIKEAIAA; from the coding sequence ATGCGACTATCACAAATGTTATTTGTTACACTGAGAGATGATCCAGCAGATGCGGAAATTCCCAGTCATAAACTCTTACTTCGCGCTGGTTATATCCGTCGCATCGGTAGCGGTATCTATGCTTATCTGCCTTTGATGTGGCGAGTTTTACAAAAAGTTTCCCAAATTGTGCGGGAAGAAATGAACGCCACCGGCGCACAAGAATGTTTGTTACCTCAATTACAACCTTCTGAGTTATGGAAGGAGTCGGGAAGATGGGATACTTATACTAAAGCTGAAGGTATCATGTTTTCTCTCATTGATAGAAGGGAACAACAATTAGGTTTAGGTCCCACTCATGAGGAAGTAATTACCACAGTTGCCCGTGATATGATTCGCTCATATCGGCAATTACCGCTACATTTATATCAAATTCAAACGAAATTTCGTGATGAAATTCGCCCTCGTTTTGGTTTAATGCGGGGTAGGGAATTTATCATGAAAGATGGTTATTCTTTTCATGTGGATGAGGAAAGTTTGAAGAAAACCTACCAGGATATGTACCAAGCATACAGTAATATGTTGCGCCGTTCTGGTTTAGCTTTTCGTGCTGTGGAAGCTGACTCTGGTGCTATTGGTGGTTCTGGTTCGACAGAATTTATGGTGTTAGCTGATGCAGGTGAAGATGAAGTTCTCTATACTGAAGATGGGAAATATGCAGCGAATGTAGAGAAAGCGGTTTCTTTACCTGCGGATGCGGAAACTTCGGCTTTTACTACTTTTGAAAAACGGGAAACTCCAGGAACTGACACAATAGAAAAAGTTTGTGATTTCTTAAAATGTTCTCCTACCCAAGTTGTCAAAAATGTTTTATATCAAACTGTTTATGATAATGGTTTGACTGTTTTGGTGTTGGTGAATATTCGCGGTGATCAAGAAGTTAATGAAGTCAAATTACAAAATGAATTGACTAAATTAGCTGAGAAATTTGGTGCTAAAACTGTTCTTTCTTTGAGTGTACCAACTAATGAAATAATTGCAACTTGGGCTGCAAAATCTTTACCTTTGGGTTATATTGCTCCCGATTTAGGTGATGATTATATTGCGGGAAGTAAGCAGGTAAATTCTAAATTTGTGCGGTTAGTTGATAAAACCGCTGTGGAGTTAAAGAATTTTGTCACTGGTGCAAATGAAAGCAATTTTCATGTTGTGGGTGCAAATTGGGGTGAGCAGTTTAAGTTACCTGATTTAGTAGTAGATATTCGGAAAGCTAGACCTGGCGATCGCTCACTACACGACTCCAACCAAACCCTACAAACAGCTAGAGGAATTGAAGTTGGTCACATTTTCCAACTCGGTACAAAATATTCCCAAGCTATGAATGCAACTTATACCAGTGAACAAGGGGAAGAAAAACCTTTAGTCATGGGTTGTTATGGTGTAGGAGTTTCCCGGTTAGCACAGTCAGCAGTTGAGCAATCCTATGATAAAGATGGGATAATTTGGCCAGTAGCGATCGCACCTTATCACGCTATTATTTCCATTCCCAATGTTAACGACACCCAACAAGTAGAAATTGCCGAAAAACTCTACACAGAACTAAATAAAGCAGGTGTCGAAACCTTACTTGATGATCGTAATGAGCGAGCAGGTGTAAAATTCAAAGATGCTGATTTAATCGGTATTCCTTTTAGAATTGTTACAGGTCGTGCCATTGCTAATGGTAAAGTTGAAGTAGTAAAACGGGCAAACCGTGAATCTCAAGAAATAGCCATTGAGGAAGTTGTAAATATATTACAACAATGGATTAAAGAAGCAATAGCAGCGTAA